The Mercenaria mercenaria strain notata chromosome 8, MADL_Memer_1, whole genome shotgun sequence genome has a segment encoding these proteins:
- the LOC123566437 gene encoding growth hormone secretagogue receptor type 1-like isoform X1, producing the protein MLKATTDINETDPRDKMSDLEDNMSDAKIAKLLAILRKLSMENISGILNTSLPTPSSVQHVSTAEAFRIAAPTAMMIDRIVTPVWYAIGVIGNPITMKIWLSKRMRESNSSAIYIGSIAIVHFIFIWLHLLLELHIAWGISTYNKPTLCEIFNFLYIIPQYLAPLLILGFTTERYIAVCLPFKKEQFCTVRRACIVVFLLTIFSFLLGSVQMYIWTFNQERQSCYYRKGAKNFYIVWTWVSEMLIFAVVPLAVLVFNILVIREIKLLTRRASFRMHRDSNSRGNANQTSTVTLLSVSFYLICTLLPATIVYAMQSLIKTGEHTIPYDKWSEDPQWQRYLIYFTIRKIVEEITFSNYACYVFIYYITGSYFRTEVHKILCFRLCRDKRKRPVQRTSTKTSTHPEQYTLITTNGKQDNGQAEASSAAV; encoded by the coding sequence GAAGCTGTCGATGGAGAACATATCAGGAATTCTCAACACATCTCTGCCAACACCGAGCAGTGTGCAGCATGTTTCCACGGCGGAGGCGTTCAGAATAGCGGCGCCGACGGCGATGATGATCGACAGGATTGTCACCCCAGTCTGGTATGCCATTGGCGTCATCGGAAACCCTATCACAATGAAAATCTGGCTATCTAAGCGAATGCGGGAGTCGAATTCGTCGGCAATATACATAGGATCCATCGCTATcgttcatttcattttcatttggcTTCACCTATTGCTGGAACTACATATAGCATGGGGTATATCCACTTACAACAAACCaacattgtgtgaaatttttaactttttgtacATCATACCGCAATATTTAGCACCACTTCTGATTCTAGGATTTACTACAGAAAGATATATAGCTGTATGTTTGCCCTTCAAAAAAGAACAATTCTGCACCGTTCGCAGAGCATGTATAGTGGTGTTTCTTCTGACaatattttctttccttcttggaTCTGTGCAAATGTACATCTGGACATTCAACCAGGAACGACAGTCGTGTTATTACCGAAAAGGAGCAAAAAACTTTTATATCGTATGGACTTGGGTGTCGGAAATGCTAATTTTTGCCGTTGTCCCGTTAGCAGTGTTAGTGTTCAATATTCTTGTAATTCGCGAAATAAAGCTTTTAACGCGGAGAGCGTCTTTTAGGATGCACCGCGATAGTAACAGTCGCGGAAACGCGAATCAGACATCAACAGTGACTCTGCTCTCTGtctcattttatttaatatgcacTTTATTACCAGCCACGATTGTTTATGCAATGCAGTCATTGATTAAAACAGGGGAACATACAATCCCTTACGATAAATGGTCAGAAGATCCGCAATGGCAGAGGTATCTGATATATTTCACCATAAGAAAAATAGTGGAAGAGATAACGTTTTCGAACTATGCCTGCTATGTGTTCATCTATTACATCACTGGATCATATTTCCGGACTGAGGTACATAAAATTCTATGTTTTAGACTCTGCCGAGATAAGCGTAAAAGACCTGTACAAAGGACTTCAACGAAAACAAGTACCCATCCTGAACAGTATACTCTGATAACAACAAACGGAAAACAAGACAATGGACAAGCTGAGGCTTCGTCCGCTGCCGTATAA
- the LOC123566437 gene encoding growth hormone secretagogue receptor type 1-like isoform X2, with the protein MSDTNDIEQDAELARLLFLLRKLSMENISGILNTSLPTPSSVQHVSTAEAFRIAAPTAMMIDRIVTPVWYAIGVIGNPITMKIWLSKRMRESNSSAIYIGSIAIVHFIFIWLHLLLELHIAWGISTYNKPTLCEIFNFLYIIPQYLAPLLILGFTTERYIAVCLPFKKEQFCTVRRACIVVFLLTIFSFLLGSVQMYIWTFNQERQSCYYRKGAKNFYIVWTWVSEMLIFAVVPLAVLVFNILVIREIKLLTRRASFRMHRDSNSRGNANQTSTVTLLSVSFYLICTLLPATIVYAMQSLIKTGEHTIPYDKWSEDPQWQRYLIYFTIRKIVEEITFSNYACYVFIYYITGSYFRTEVHKILCFRLCRDKRKRPVQRTSTKTSTHPEQYTLITTNGKQDNGQAEASSAAV; encoded by the coding sequence GAAGCTGTCGATGGAGAACATATCAGGAATTCTCAACACATCTCTGCCAACACCGAGCAGTGTGCAGCATGTTTCCACGGCGGAGGCGTTCAGAATAGCGGCGCCGACGGCGATGATGATCGACAGGATTGTCACCCCAGTCTGGTATGCCATTGGCGTCATCGGAAACCCTATCACAATGAAAATCTGGCTATCTAAGCGAATGCGGGAGTCGAATTCGTCGGCAATATACATAGGATCCATCGCTATcgttcatttcattttcatttggcTTCACCTATTGCTGGAACTACATATAGCATGGGGTATATCCACTTACAACAAACCaacattgtgtgaaatttttaactttttgtacATCATACCGCAATATTTAGCACCACTTCTGATTCTAGGATTTACTACAGAAAGATATATAGCTGTATGTTTGCCCTTCAAAAAAGAACAATTCTGCACCGTTCGCAGAGCATGTATAGTGGTGTTTCTTCTGACaatattttctttccttcttggaTCTGTGCAAATGTACATCTGGACATTCAACCAGGAACGACAGTCGTGTTATTACCGAAAAGGAGCAAAAAACTTTTATATCGTATGGACTTGGGTGTCGGAAATGCTAATTTTTGCCGTTGTCCCGTTAGCAGTGTTAGTGTTCAATATTCTTGTAATTCGCGAAATAAAGCTTTTAACGCGGAGAGCGTCTTTTAGGATGCACCGCGATAGTAACAGTCGCGGAAACGCGAATCAGACATCAACAGTGACTCTGCTCTCTGtctcattttatttaatatgcacTTTATTACCAGCCACGATTGTTTATGCAATGCAGTCATTGATTAAAACAGGGGAACATACAATCCCTTACGATAAATGGTCAGAAGATCCGCAATGGCAGAGGTATCTGATATATTTCACCATAAGAAAAATAGTGGAAGAGATAACGTTTTCGAACTATGCCTGCTATGTGTTCATCTATTACATCACTGGATCATATTTCCGGACTGAGGTACATAAAATTCTATGTTTTAGACTCTGCCGAGATAAGCGTAAAAGACCTGTACAAAGGACTTCAACGAAAACAAGTACCCATCCTGAACAGTATACTCTGATAACAACAAACGGAAAACAAGACAATGGACAAGCTGAGGCTTCGTCCGCTGCCGTATAA